In Amyelois transitella isolate CPQ chromosome 13, ilAmyTran1.1, whole genome shotgun sequence, a genomic segment contains:
- the LOC106140230 gene encoding putative inorganic phosphate cotransporter isoform X2: protein MAHVQNGEYKKVPVEDVAENVTKLKEPTYGYGVRHVQTFIFFFSLLVGYLARAHLGVSIVAMTYYPPNINDIHKLGNEISHVRRTLNNLTLENNESDASVLEKNDVESKIYYEEELKRMRNITSDENGIYKKYNWSKPIQEMILTSSYLGYCVMQYVMSMVAQRWGGKFPLQIGLFVNGFASIVTPWLAFWGGWKAVCACRILQGISQGGFFPSIQTLLAQWVPPNELARLSSFVYTGTVLGTIIAFQIGGILSASPWGWPSIFWGTGVLCFFAFIVLTIFGAATPHEHKTISEREKTYITHTMNNINIKKPRVPLKAALSSKHTWAVYSTHIGSSTAFLFVFMQVPSYIHYTLGVNVKNSGLFSSLPYVASFFASIFYGILSDILTNKKILSVKTARRLFNTIAQIGTAVCLIAVSYTKDVSLAVGLLVIAQATHVAIHVGWMVNYIDLTSNYSGAILAIGNTFMNLFTLMIPVLVSNIVIDVSNQTQWRVMFYLMAGFALVTNAIFVVFMSAERQPWDDPNYQKTG from the exons aTGGCGCATGTACAAAAtggtgaatataaaaaagttcctGTTGAAGATGTTGCTGAAAATG taacaaaattaaaagaacCTACATATGGGTATGGTGTACGTCACGTGCAGACATTTATATTCTTCTTTAGTCTTTTAGTAGGATACTTAGCTAGAGCCCACCTTGGAGTAAGCATTGTTGCTATGACTTATTATCCACcaaatattaatgatattCATAAATTAGGGAATGAAATTTCACATGTAAGACGAACACTAAATAATCTAACTttggaaaataatgaaagcGACGCGTCAGTTTTAGAAAAGAATGACGTcgaaagtaaaatatattatgaagaGGAACTCAAAAGAATGAGAAATATTACTAGTGATGAAAATGGGATTTACAAG aaatacaaTTGGTCTAAGCCAATTCAGGAAATGATTCTGACGTCGTCCTACCTGGGTTATTGCGTTATGCAGTACGTGATGAGTATGGTCGCCCAGCGCTGGGGTGGGAAGTTTCCTCTGCAGATTGGTTTGTTTGTCAACGGATTTGCCTCAATAGTTACGCCTTGGCTTGCTTTTTgg GGAGGTTGGAAGGCAGTTTGTGCATGTCGCATTCTTCAAGGCATATCGCAAGGAGGATTTTTTCCATCTATCCAAACTTTACTGGCCCAATGGGTTCCACCAAATGAGTTGGCTCGTCTTAGCAGCTTTGTGTATACAG GGACAGTATTAGGGACAATAATAGCGTTCCAAATAGGTGGAATATTATCCGCTAGTCCTTGGGGTTGGCCCTCAATTTTCTGGGGGACTGGCGTACTATgttttttcgcttttatagtTCTCACTATATTTGGAGCGGCAACACCACATGAACATAAGACGATATCTGAAAgagaaaaaacatatattactCATAcgatgaataatattaatataaag AAACCCAGAGTACCACTAAAAGCAGCTCTGAGTTCGAAGCATACCTGGGCGGTATACAGCACGCACATCGGAAGCAGCACCGCCTTCTTGTTCGTGTTCATGCAAGTTCCGTCTTACATCCACTACACTTTGGGTGTCAAcgttaaaaat AGTGGCCTCTTCTCCTCGCTCCCTTACGTGGCGAGTTTTTTCGCCTCCATATTTTATGGAATACTATCAGATATTCTgacaaataagaaaattttaagtgtGAAAACTGCTAGAAGATTATTCAACACCATTG CACAAATTGGAACTGCTGTGTGTCTAATAGCTGTATCTTACACTAAGGATGTTAGCCTAGCTGTAGGATTACTGGTTATAGCGCAGGCTACACACGTCGCTATACATGTCGGATGGATG GTAAACTACATAGATTTAACATCAAATTACAGCGGCGCTATACTAGCTATCGGAAACACTTTCATGAATTTGTTTACGTTGATGATACCCGTTCTAGTGTCTAATATTGTTATCGATGTG tcAAATCAGACACAATGGCGGGTGATGTTCTACCTGATGGCAGGGTTCGCTCTCGTCACTAACGCCATCTTCGTGGTATTCATGTCTGCGGAGAGACAGCCGTGGGATGACCCGAACTATCAGAAAACAGGTTAA
- the LOC106140230 gene encoding putative inorganic phosphate cotransporter isoform X1 — protein MAHVQNGEYKKVPVEDVAENVTKLKEPTYGYGVRHVQTFIFFFSLLVGYLARAHLGVSIVAMTYYPPNINDIHKLGNEISHVRRTLNNLTLENNESDASVLEKNDVESKIYYEEELKRMRNITSDENGIYKKYNWSKPIQEMILTSSYLGYCVMQYVMSMVAQRWGGKFPLQIGLFVNGFASIVTPWLAFWGGWKAVCACRILQGISQGGFFPSIQTLLAQWVPPNELARLSSFVYTGTVLGTIIAFQIGGILSASPWGWPSIFWGTGVLCFFAFIVLTIFGAATPHEHKTISEREKTYITHTMNNINIKKPRVPLKAALSSKHTWAVYSTHIGSSTAFLFVFMQVPSYIHYTLGVNVKNSGLFSSLPYVASFFASIFYGILSDILTNKKILSVKTARRLFNTIAQIGTAVCLIAVSYTKDVSLAVGLLVIAQATHVAIHVGWMVNYIDLTSNYSGAILAIGNTFMNLFTLMIPVLVSNIVIDVSNQTQWRVMFYLMAGLALVTNAIFVVFMSAERQPWDDPNYQKTDREEIAMEIDKPTKQI, from the exons aTGGCGCATGTACAAAAtggtgaatataaaaaagttcctGTTGAAGATGTTGCTGAAAATG taacaaaattaaaagaacCTACATATGGGTATGGTGTACGTCACGTGCAGACATTTATATTCTTCTTTAGTCTTTTAGTAGGATACTTAGCTAGAGCCCACCTTGGAGTAAGCATTGTTGCTATGACTTATTATCCACcaaatattaatgatattCATAAATTAGGGAATGAAATTTCACATGTAAGACGAACACTAAATAATCTAACTttggaaaataatgaaagcGACGCGTCAGTTTTAGAAAAGAATGACGTcgaaagtaaaatatattatgaagaGGAACTCAAAAGAATGAGAAATATTACTAGTGATGAAAATGGGATTTACAAG aaatacaaTTGGTCTAAGCCAATTCAGGAAATGATTCTGACGTCGTCCTACCTGGGTTATTGCGTTATGCAGTACGTGATGAGTATGGTCGCCCAGCGCTGGGGTGGGAAGTTTCCTCTGCAGATTGGTTTGTTTGTCAACGGATTTGCCTCAATAGTTACGCCTTGGCTTGCTTTTTgg GGAGGTTGGAAGGCAGTTTGTGCATGTCGCATTCTTCAAGGCATATCGCAAGGAGGATTTTTTCCATCTATCCAAACTTTACTGGCCCAATGGGTTCCACCAAATGAGTTGGCTCGTCTTAGCAGCTTTGTGTATACAG GGACAGTATTAGGGACAATAATAGCGTTCCAAATAGGTGGAATATTATCCGCTAGTCCTTGGGGTTGGCCCTCAATTTTCTGGGGGACTGGCGTACTATgttttttcgcttttatagtTCTCACTATATTTGGAGCGGCAACACCACATGAACATAAGACGATATCTGAAAgagaaaaaacatatattactCATAcgatgaataatattaatataaag AAACCCAGAGTACCACTAAAAGCAGCTCTGAGTTCGAAGCATACCTGGGCGGTATACAGCACGCACATCGGAAGCAGCACCGCCTTCTTGTTCGTGTTCATGCAAGTTCCGTCTTACATCCACTACACTTTGGGTGTCAAcgttaaaaat AGTGGCCTCTTCTCCTCGCTCCCTTACGTGGCGAGTTTTTTCGCCTCCATATTTTATGGAATACTATCAGATATTCTgacaaataagaaaattttaagtgtGAAAACTGCTAGAAGATTATTCAACACCATTG CACAAATTGGAACTGCTGTGTGTCTAATAGCTGTATCTTACACTAAGGATGTTAGCCTAGCTGTAGGATTACTGGTTATAGCGCAGGCTACACACGTCGCTATACATGTCGGATGGATG GTAAACTACATAGATTTAACATCAAATTACAGCGGCGCTATACTAGCTATCGGAAACACTTTCATGAATTTGTTTACGTTGATGATACCCGTTCTAGTGTCTAATATTGTTATCGATGTG TCAAATCAGACACAATGGCGGGTGATGTTCTACCTGATGGCAGGGCTCGCTCTCGTCACCAACGCCATCTTCGTGGTATTCATGTCTGCGGAGAGACAGCCGTGGGACGACCCGAACTATCAGAAAACAG atCGTGAGGAAATAGCCATGGAAATCGACAAGCCAACTAAACAGATATAA